A genomic segment from Spinacia oleracea cultivar Varoflay chromosome 3, BTI_SOV_V1, whole genome shotgun sequence encodes:
- the LOC130469801 gene encoding uncharacterized protein, with the protein MDIDVYLQPLIHELKLLWEGVDAFDAHSGKSFKMRAALHSTINDFPAYAMLSGWSTKGYKACPSCADSGCAYSFGGKIVYPVARKWLPADHPYRSQANLFDGKEEHGFAPVPLSGTEILKQQERVKDDDGQDDVDKVLWKKKSKLFELEYWEYNPLRHNLDVMHIEKNVCDNFLGTLLDMEKSRDDKNARLALQARNIKSHLWPQSHPNRVKDYLPSAAYTMSKEEKERFLNVLENLKVPDGYGSNLQKCDILPVALRTSNATKVIDLLDKLSDFFKKICSTSIDRNELDTIQSKLVLTLCKMEKEFLPTFFTIMVHLLIHLVDEVKLGGPVHYRWMYPIERYLAFLKSHVSNKAQPEGSIAEGYLLWETIAFCSRYLESVETIFNRPKRNEDGVLDINNYLYHSGGRVVGMKENVRLDDKSLKQAHRYVLLHSDEMKPANNLNDSTKEGKLRKALAGGLSNRSKRMKSVIINGYKFDTVDRERSRKTQNSGIMVEAEGQEYYGKLKEILELDYYGSFKVLMFRCDWAAIRRGFKTYPSGRVRVNFSKLMHTGQNLEDDPFIFSSQAKQVFYIEDEIQKGWFHVIKTKPRDLFDIPDDDDNDDE; encoded by the exons ATGGATATTGATGTGTACTTGCAACCACTAATCCATGAGCTAAAATTGTTGTGGGAAGGTGTAGATGCCTTTGATGCTCATAGCGGAAAAAGTTTCAAAATGCGAGCAGCTTTGCACTCCACTATAAATGACTTTCCAGCATATGCTATGTTGTCGGGTTGGAGTACAAAAGGTTATAAAGCTTGCCCTTCTTGTGCCGATTCTGGTTGTGCGTATAGTTTTGGTGGTAAAATTGTCTACCCTGTAGCTCGAAAATGGTTACCAGCTGATCATCCTTATCGTTCTCAAGCCAACTTATTTGATGGGAAAGAGGAACATGGTTTTGCTCCGGTTCCTTTAAGCGGGACAGAAATTCTGAAGCAACAAGAAAGAGTTAA AGATGATGATGGTCAAGATGATGTTGATAAGGTTCTAtggaaaaagaaaagtaaaCTTTTTGAATTAGAATATTGGGAATATAATCCTCTTAGACATAATTTAGATGTTATGCACATTGAGAAGAATGTATGCGACAATTTCTTAGGAACTCTTTTAGATATGGAGAAGAGTAGAGATGATAAGAATGCTAGATTGGCCCTTCAAGCACGGAACATAAAATCTCATCTTTGGCCTCAATCTCATCCAAATCGTGTTAAGGACTATTTGCCCTCGGCTGCGTACACCATGtctaaagaagagaaagaacggTTTTTAAATGTCCTAGAAAATCTTAAAGTTCCTGATGGATATGGATCTAATTTGCAAAAGTGT GATATCCTTCCTGTTGCTTTAAGGACATCGAATGCCACAAAAGTTATTGATTTGCTTGATAAATTGTCAGACTTTTTCAAGAAGATATGCTCAACTTCTATTGATAGAAATGAATTAGACACCATTCAGTCAAAGCTTGTGTTGACTCTTTGTAAGATGGAGAAAGAGTTTCTGCCAACATTTTTCACAATCATGGTGCATCTACTAATTCATTTAGTGGATGAGGTCAAACTCGGCGGACCTGTTCACTATAGGTGGATGTATCCCATTGAGAG GTACTTGGCCTTTTTGAAATCTCATGTAAGCAATAAAGCGCAACCAGAAGGATCTATAGCAGAAGGGTACCTTTTATGGGAGACGATTGCATTTTGTTCGAGATACTTAGAAAGTGTTGAGACCATATTCAACAGACCCAAGAGGAACGAAGATGGTGTTCTAGACATCAATAACTATTTATACCACTCAGGTGGTCGTGTAGTTGGGATGAAAGAAAATGTCCGTTTGGATGACAAAAGTTTAAAGCAAGCACATCGCTATGTTTTGCTTCATTCAGATGAGATGAAACCG GCAAATAACCTAAATGATAGCACAAAAGAAGGGAAATTGAGAAAAGCCTTGGCAGGTGGTTTAAGCAATCGCAGCAAAAGGATGAAAAGCGTTATTATTAATGGCTATAAATTTGACACCGTGGATCGTGAGAGATCTCGAAAGACACAAAATTCTGGCATTATGGTAGAAGCTGAAGGCCAAGAGTATTATGGAAAGCTTAAAGAAATATTAGAACTTGATTATTATGGTTCTTTCAAAGTTCTAATGTTCCGTTGTGATTGGGCTGCTATACGTAGGGGTTTCAAAACATACCCGAGCGGCAGAGTTCGTGTCAATTTCTCGAAGTTGATGCACACTGGTCAAAATCTGGAAGATGATCCATTCATTTTCTCTTCTCAAGCAAAACAAGTTTTTTACATTGAGGATGAGATACAAAAAGGATGGTTTCATGTTATTAAGACTAAGCCTAGGGACTTGTTTGATATACCCGAcgatgatgataatgatgatgagtAG
- the LOC110802466 gene encoding uncharacterized protein — protein sequence MDTSWIDLRKGTAGYYNGCMKFLEVAKETLLEGMTRCPCNKCKLNNSYPLEEVGGHILFYGFYKNYRQWVFHCKDQESNTIEIPSDQAKVVGRDDIDGLLGAAFRVDNTAQPTNESQDPSLSEANFEDEDLYNMHEELNFDLEEDDEFPSTNTNEEEAKYKRLREASDEGLYEGCTTFSKLSFLLHLFHLKCMFHWSAASFSKLLELLLDAFPIIMEFPSSYYEGMKIIKDLGLSYEKIHACPNDCILYWGEFAEKSECHICHTSRWRNVNGNEGDTSENVIKTRKKGVPAKVMRYFPLIPRLKRLYMSSKTAKDMRWHFDRKDEKIISHPADGEAWKKFDQRYEEFAKDPRSVR from the coding sequence ATGGATACTAGTTGGATTGATTTACGAAAAGGGACTGCCGGTTATTATAATGGTTGCATGAAATTTTTAGAGGTTGCTAAGGAGACTCTTTTAGAGGGAATGACTCGATGCCCATGTAATAAATGCAAGTTGAATAACTCATATCCCTTAGAAGAGGTAGGAGGACACATTTTATTTTACGGTTTTTATAAGAACTATAGACAATGGGTTTTCCATTGTAAAGATCAAGAGAGTAATACCATAGAGATCCCTAGTGATCAAGCAAAGGTAGTAGGTCGAGATGATATTGATGGGTTATTAGGAGCAGCTTTCAGGGTTGACAATACTGCACAACCCACCAACGAATCCCAAGACCCATCATTAAGTGAAGCAAATTTTGAAGATGAAGATCTGTATAACATGCATGAAGAATTAAATTTTGATCTTGAGGAAGATGATGAGTTTCCATCAACCAACACCAATGAAGAAGAGGCGAAATATAAACGACTAAGGGAAGCTTCTGATGAGGGTTTATACGAGGGGTGTACTACTTTCTCAAAATTGTCATTTCTACTGCACTTGTTTCACCTCAAGTGTATGTTTCATTGGTCAGCTGCGTCATTTAGTAAGTTGCTTGAGCTTCTATTAGACGCATTTCCTATTATTATGGAGTTTCCGTCATCGTATTATGAAGGCATGAAGATAATAAAGGATTTGGGATTGAGTTACGAGAAAATCCATGCATGTCCAAATGATTGTATTTTATATTGGGGTGAATTTGCAGAAAAAAGTGAGTGTCATATTTGTCACACATCAAGGTGGAGAAATGTGAACGGAAATGAGGGTGATACAAGTGAGAATGTTATAAAAACACGTAAGAAGGGCGTTCCAGCTAAAGTAATGCGGTATTTTCCTCTCATCCCTAGACTAAAGAGGCTTTACATGTCATCTAAAACAGCAAAGGACATGAGATGGCATTTTGACCGCAAGGATGAAAAGATCATAAGTCACCCGGCAGATGGTGAAGCTTGGAAAAAATTTGATCAAAGATATGAGGAATTTGCCAAAGACCCTCGTAGTGTAAGATAG